A stretch of Cicer arietinum cultivar CDC Frontier isolate Library 1 chromosome 5, Cicar.CDCFrontier_v2.0, whole genome shotgun sequence DNA encodes these proteins:
- the LOC101499396 gene encoding amino acid permease 4-like — protein MVENTSRTNLSYRGDFVGIEEDAIDCAPVETNSKCYDDDGRAKRTGNVWTTCSHIITAVIGSGVLSLAWSIAQMGWIAGPATMIFFSVITLYTSSFLADCYRCGDTEFGKRNYTFIDAVRNILGGPSVKICGIVQYLNLFGSAIGYNIAAAMSLMEIRKSYCIHTSGGEDSCHISGNPYMIAFGVAQLFFSQIPDFHNMWWLSIVAAVMSFFYSTIALALGISKVAETGMVKGSLTGISIGAVTEAQKVWGIFQGLGNIAFAYSYSFILLEIQDTIKSPPTEEKAMKKAAKLSIAVTTTFYLLCGCMGYAAFGDDAPGNLLAGFGVSKVYWIIDIANAAIVIHLFGAYQVYAQPLFAFVEKEAAKKWPKIDKEFKVKIPGLPVYNQNIFMLVWRTVFVIFTTLIAMLIPFFNDILGVIGALGFWPLSVYFPVEMYIVQKRIPKWSRKWIVLEMMSSFCLLVSIVAGLGSSIGVWIDLQKYKPFSLEN, from the exons ATGGTAGAAAACACTTCCAGAACCAACCTTAGCTACCGTGGGGATTTTGTTGGCATCGAGGAGGACGCCATAGATTGTGCACCTGTAGAAACCAACTCCAAATGCTACGACGACGATGGCCGAGCTAAACGAACGG GAAACGTTTGGACTACATGCTCCCACATAATAACAGCTGTGATAGGATCTGGGGTGCTCTCCTTAGCCTGGTCCATAGCTCAGATGGGTTGGATTGCTGGTCCTGCGACCATGATATTTTTCAGTGTCATCACTTTGTATACTTCATCATTTCTTGCTGATTGTTATCGTTGTGGCGACACCGAATTTGGAAAGAGAAACTATACTTTCATTGATGCAGTTCGCAATATTCTTG GTGGGCCCAGTGTTAAGATTTGTGGGATAGTTCAGTACTTGAATCTTTTTGGAAGTGCAATAGGGTACAATATTGCAGCTGCTATGAGCCTGAT GGAAATCAGAAAGTCTTACTGTATCCATACCTCTGGTGGAGAGGACTCATGTCACATTTCAGGCAACCCATACATGATAGCTTTTGGCGTGGCACAACTTTTCTTTTCTCAAATTCCAGATTTTCATAACATGTGGTGGCTCTCGATAGTTGCTGCAGTCATGTCTTTCTTCTATTCCACAATTGCTCTCGCTCTTGGAATTTCCAAAGTTGCAG AAACGGGTATGGTCAAGGGTAGCCTCACAGGAATAAGCATTGGAGCTGTGACCGAGGCCCAAAAAGTATGGGGGATTTTCCAAGGTCTTGGAAACATTGCCTTCGCATATTCATATTCTTTCATTCTCCTTGAAATTCAG GACACCATCAAATCTCCCCCAACCGAAGAAAAAGCCATGAAGAAAGCTGCAAAGCTAAGTATTGCAGTAACTACAACATTTTATTTGCTCTGTGGCTGCATGGGCTATGCTGCTTTTGGAGACGATGCACCAGGTAACCTGCTTGCCGGATTTGGTGTCTCAAAAGTATATTGGATTATAGATATTGCTAATGCAGCTATTGTAATTCACCTTTTCGGAGCATACCAAGTGTATGCCCAACCCCTCTTTGCCTTCGTTGAGAAAGAGGCAGCAAAAAAATGGCCCAAAATTGACAAAGAATTCAAAGTTAAAATTCCTGGTTTGCCAGTCTACAATCAAAACATATTTATGTTGGTTTGGAGGACAGTGTTTGTTATCTTCACCACTCTCATAGCAATGTTGATTCCATTTTTCAATGATATTTTGGGTGTGATTGGAGCATTAGGCTTTTGGCCGTTATCTGTTTACTTTCCTGTAGAGATGTACATCGTACAGAAGAGGATCCCAAAATGGAGTAGGAAATGGATT